A region of Arabidopsis thaliana chromosome 5, partial sequence DNA encodes the following proteins:
- a CDS encoding alpha/beta-Hydrolases superfamily protein, whose amino-acid sequence MKKFRVTLSFSRYLLRATMSETRRNQSSDEQIEKSEIQHQRVVIENSHGEKLVGVLHDTGSTETVVICHGFRSSKNRIPMLTIASFFERAMISSFRFDFAGNGESQGSFQYGNYRREVEDLRSVLQHLRGVNRVISAIIGHSKGGNVVLLYAAKYNDVQTVVNISGRFFLDRGIEFRLVL is encoded by the exons atgaaaaaattcCGAGTCACTTTAAGCTTTTCGAGGTATCTCCTCCGCGCGACGATGTCAGAGACTCGCCGGAATCAGTCTAGCGATGAACAAATCGAAAAATCAG AGATTCAGCACCAAAGAGTTGTAATTGAGAACAGTCATGGTGAGAAACTCGTAGGAGTTTTGCATGATACTGGTTCTACAGAGACTGTTGTCATCTGCCATGGATTTCGTTCATCAaag AATCGGATTCCAATGCTGACCATTGCAAGTTTCTTTGAAAGAGCAATGATCAGTTCTTTCCGGTTTGACTTTGCTGGCAACGG GGAAAGCCAAGGATCATTTCAGTATGGTAACTATCGCCGTGAAGTTGAAGATTTGCGCTCTGTTTTGCAACACTTGCGTGGTGTTAACCGTGTGATTTCTGCGATTATCGGACATAGTAAAG GTGGAAATGTGGTGCTTTTGTATGCAGCAAAGTACAATGATGTGCAGACTGTTGTGAATATCTCAGGGCGGTTTTTTCTTGACAGAGGAATCGAATTTCGGCTTG ttttatga
- a CDS encoding Translation initiation factor SUI1 family protein (Translation initiation factor SUI1 family protein; FUNCTIONS IN: translation initiation factor activity; INVOLVED IN: translational initiation; LOCATED IN: cellular_component unknown; EXPRESSED IN: 23 plant structures; EXPRESSED DURING: 13 growth stages; CONTAINS InterPro DOMAIN/s: Translation initiation factor SUI1 (InterPro:IPR001950), Density-regulated protein DRP1 (InterPro:IPR005873); Has 30201 Blast hits to 17322 proteins in 780 species: Archae - 12; Bacteria - 1396; Metazoa - 17338; Fungi - 3422; Plants - 5037; Viruses - 0; Other Eukaryotes - 2996 (source: NCBI BLink).), whose product MAEKLEPVKVLYCGVCSLPAEYCEFGPDFARCKPWLVENAPDLYPDLLKEANEKAADNVSDKLQSVGISSGGADGAPSSAQTGGTSKKEEVKRLPGGKVKKKDRQEVIIEKVVRNKRKCITIVKGLELFGIKLSDASKKLGKKFATGASVVKGPTEKEQIDVQGDIIYDIVEFITDTWPDVPERSIFFIEDGKKVQAG is encoded by the exons ATGGCAGAGAAGCTTGAGCCGGTGAAGGTTTTGTACTGCGGAGTTTGCTCTCTTCCAGCGGAATACTGCGAATTCGGTCCCGATTTCGCTAGATGTAAGCCCTGGCTCGTCGAAAACGCCCCAGATCTCTATCCTGATCTCCTCAAAG AAGCAAATGAGAAGGCAGCAGATAATGTTTCTGACAAACTCCAGTCGGTGGGAATCTCTTCAGGTGGTGCTGATGGGGCACCATCTTCAGCTCAGACTG GAGGGACATCCAAGAAGGAGGAAGTGAAGCGCCTACCTGGGGGgaaagttaaaaagaaa GATCGACAGGAAGTTATCATTGAAAAGGTTGTACGCAACAAACGCAAGTGTATCACCATTGTGAAAGGACTAGAACTGTTTG GGATAAAACTCAGTGATGCCTCTAAAAAGCTTGGTAAGAAGTTTGCCACTGGAGCATCAGTTGTCAAG GGACCAACTGAAAAGGAGCAAATTGATGTTCAAGGGGATATAATCTATGATATCGTTGAATTCATTACAGACACTTGGCCCGAC GTACCTGAAAgatccattttcttcatcgAAGATGGGAAGAAGGTTCAGGCTGGTTGA
- a CDS encoding alpha/beta-Hydrolases superfamily protein (alpha/beta-Hydrolases superfamily protein; CONTAINS InterPro DOMAIN/s: BAAT/Acyl-CoA thioester hydrolase C-terminal (InterPro:IPR014940); BEST Arabidopsis thaliana protein match is: alpha/beta-Hydrolases superfamily protein (TAIR:AT3G47590.1); Has 30201 Blast hits to 17322 proteins in 780 species: Archae - 12; Bacteria - 1396; Metazoa - 17338; Fungi - 3422; Plants - 5037; Viruses - 0; Other Eukaryotes - 2996 (source: NCBI BLink).), protein MSETRRNQSSDEQIEKSEIQHQRVVIENSHGEKLVGVLHDTGSTETVVICHGFRSSKNRIPMLTIASFFERAMISSFRFDFAGNGESQGSFQYGNYRREVEDLRSVLQHLRGVNRVISAIIGHSKGGNVVLLYAAKYNDVQTVVNISGRFFLDRGIEFRLGKDYFKRIKDNGFIDVSNRKGKFEYRVTEESLMDRLTTNAHEACLSIRENCRVLTVHGSNDRIVHVTEASEFAKQIKNHKLYVIEGADHEFTSHQHQLASIVLSFFKLDPKKDDESGDISTSNQDSMRSVVPITSRI, encoded by the exons ATGTCAGAGACTCGCCGGAATCAGTCTAGCGATGAACAAATCGAAAAATCAG AGATTCAGCACCAAAGAGTTGTAATTGAGAACAGTCATGGTGAGAAACTCGTAGGAGTTTTGCATGATACTGGTTCTACAGAGACTGTTGTCATCTGCCATGGATTTCGTTCATCAaag AATCGGATTCCAATGCTGACCATTGCAAGTTTCTTTGAAAGAGCAATGATCAGTTCTTTCCGGTTTGACTTTGCTGGCAACGG GGAAAGCCAAGGATCATTTCAGTATGGTAACTATCGCCGTGAAGTTGAAGATTTGCGCTCTGTTTTGCAACACTTGCGTGGTGTTAACCGTGTGATTTCTGCGATTATCGGACATAGTAAAG GTGGAAATGTGGTGCTTTTGTATGCAGCAAAGTACAATGATGTGCAGACTGTTGTGAATATCTCAGGGCGGTTTTTTCTTGACAGAGGAATCGAATTTCGGCTTGGTAAGGACTACTTCAAGAGAATCAAAGATAATGGATTCATTGATGTTAGCAACAGAAAGG GAAAGTTTGAATATCGGGTAACAGAAGAGAGTCTAATGGACCGTCTCACAACCAATGCTCATGAAGCATGTCTCTCAATTCGTGAAAACTGCAG GGTCTTGACAGTCCATGGGTCAAATGATAGGATTGTGCATGTAACAGAAGCGTCCGAATTTGCTAAACAGATAAAGAATCATAAGCTGTATGTTATTGAAGGAGCTGATCATGAGTTCACTTCTCACCAGCATCAGCTTGCTTCAATCGTTCTCTCATTCTTTAAATTGGATCCTAAGAAAGATGATGAGTCAGGTGATATCAGTACAAGTAACCAAGACTCCATGAGATCAGTTGTTCCTATTACATCGCGAATTTAA
- a CDS encoding alpha/beta-Hydrolases superfamily protein (alpha/beta-Hydrolases superfamily protein; FUNCTIONS IN: catalytic activity; LOCATED IN: peroxisome; EXPRESSED IN: 24 plant structures; EXPRESSED DURING: 15 growth stages; CONTAINS InterPro DOMAIN/s: Alpha/beta hydrolase fold-1 (InterPro:IPR000073); BEST Arabidopsis thaliana protein match is: alpha/beta-Hydrolases superfamily protein (TAIR:AT3G47590.1); Has 1404 Blast hits to 1403 proteins in 484 species: Archae - 24; Bacteria - 915; Metazoa - 0; Fungi - 22; Plants - 152; Viruses - 0; Other Eukaryotes - 291 (source: NCBI BLink).), which translates to MSETRRNQSSDEQIEKSEIQHQRVVIENSHGEKLVGVLHDTGSTETVVICHGFRSSKNRIPMLTIASFFERAMISSFRFDFAGNGESQGSFQYGNYRREVEDLRSVLQHLRGVNRVISAIIGHSKGGNVVLLYAAKYNDVQTVVNISGRFFLDRGIEFRLVL; encoded by the exons ATGTCAGAGACTCGCCGGAATCAGTCTAGCGATGAACAAATCGAAAAATCAG AGATTCAGCACCAAAGAGTTGTAATTGAGAACAGTCATGGTGAGAAACTCGTAGGAGTTTTGCATGATACTGGTTCTACAGAGACTGTTGTCATCTGCCATGGATTTCGTTCATCAaag AATCGGATTCCAATGCTGACCATTGCAAGTTTCTTTGAAAGAGCAATGATCAGTTCTTTCCGGTTTGACTTTGCTGGCAACGG GGAAAGCCAAGGATCATTTCAGTATGGTAACTATCGCCGTGAAGTTGAAGATTTGCGCTCTGTTTTGCAACACTTGCGTGGTGTTAACCGTGTGATTTCTGCGATTATCGGACATAGTAAAG GTGGAAATGTGGTGCTTTTGTATGCAGCAAAGTACAATGATGTGCAGACTGTTGTGAATATCTCAGGGCGGTTTTTTCTTGACAGAGGAATCGAATTTCGGCTTG ttttatga
- the cwINV6 gene encoding 6-&1-fructan exohydrolase (6-&1-fructan exohydrolase (cwINV6); FUNCTIONS IN: inulinase activity, hydrolase activity, hydrolyzing O-glycosyl compounds, levanase activity; INVOLVED IN: carbohydrate metabolic process; EXPRESSED IN: 10 plant structures; EXPRESSED DURING: 8 growth stages; CONTAINS InterPro DOMAIN/s: Glycoside hydrolase, family 32 (InterPro:IPR001362), Glycosyl hydrolases family 32, N-terminal (InterPro:IPR013148), Glycoside hydrolase, family 32, active site (InterPro:IPR018053); BEST Arabidopsis thaliana protein match is: beta-fructofuranosidase 5 (TAIR:AT1G55120.1); Has 3953 Blast hits to 3930 proteins in 1186 species: Archae - 18; Bacteria - 2576; Metazoa - 95; Fungi - 238; Plants - 830; Viruses - 0; Other Eukaryotes - 196 (source: NCBI BLink).), with protein sequence MADVMEQNLLQTAVLNRTSFHFQPQRNWLNDPNAPMYYKGFYHLFYQNNPLAPEFSRTRIIWGHSVSQDMVNWIQLEPALVPSESFDINSCWSGSATILPDGRPVILYTGLDVNNKQQVTVVAEPKDVSDPLLREWVKPKYNPVMVPPSNVPFNCFRDPTEAWKGQDGKWRVLIGAKEKDTEKGMAILYRSDDFVQWTKYPVPLLESEGTGMWECPDFFPVSITGKEGVDTSVNNASVRHVLKASFGGNDCYVIGKYSSETEDFSADYEFTNTSADLRYDHGTFYASKAFFDSVKNRRINWGWVIETDSKEDDFKKGWAGLMTLPREIWMDTSGKKLMQWPIEEINNLRTKSVSLDDCYEFKTGSTFEISGITAAQADVEVTFNLPFLENNPEILDADQVDDATLFDHRSLDYRELRSRRKNCDNI encoded by the exons ATGGCTGATGTAATGGAacagaatcttcttcaaacCGCTGTGCTTAACCGGACGTCCTTCCATTTCCAACCTCAGAGAAATTGGCTCAACG ATCCAAACG CGCCAATGTATTACAAAGGATTCTACCATTTGTTCTACCAGAATAACCCTTTGGCTCCCGAATTCAGTAGGACAAGAATCATATGGGGACACTCTGTTTCACAAGACATGGTCAATTGGATCCAGCTCGAACCAGCCCTTGTCCCTTCTGAGTCCTTTGACATCAACAGCTGCTGGTCAGGATCCGCCACGATCCTCCCTGATGGCAGACCTGTAATTTTGTACACTGGACTCGACGTCAACAACAAACAGCAAGTCACAGTTGTTGCCGAACCAAAGGACGTTTCTGACCCTTTGCTTCGTGAGTGGGTTAAGCCAAAGTACAATCCTGTGATGGTTCCGCCAAGTAATGTCCCTTTTAATTGTTTCCGTGATCCCACGGAGGCGTGGAAAGGGCAAGATGGGAAATGGAGAGTGCTCATAGGAGCTAAGGAGAAAGATACTGAGAAAGGAATGGCGATTTTGTACCGAAGCGATGATTTTGTCCAGTGGACAAAGTATCCGGTGCCTTTACTTGAGTCAGAAGGAACCGGAATGTGGGAATGCCCTGATTTTTTCCCGGTTTCTATCACTGGTAAAGAAGGTGTTGACACTTCGGTAAACAATGCTAGTGTGAGGCATGTCTTGAAGGCGAGTTTTGGAGGCAATGATTGCTATGTCATTGGTAAATACTCTTCTGAGACTGAAGACTTTTCAGCGGATTATGAGTTCACTAACACTAGTGCAGATTTGAGATATGATCATGGAACGTTTTATGCCTCAAAGGCGTTCTTCGATAGTGTTAAAAATAGGAGGATCAACTGGGGATGGGTCATAGAGACTGATagcaaagaagatgattttaAGAAAGGATGGGCTGGCCTTATG ACTCTTCCCAGGGAAATTTGGATGGACACAAGTGGAAAGAAGCTGATGCAATGGCCAattgaagaaatcaacaaTCTCCGGACCAAAAGTGTTAGCCTTGATGATTGCTATGAATTCAAAACCGGCTCTACCTTTGAAATCTCAGGCATCACTGCTGCCCAA GCAGATGTAGAAGTGACTTTTAATCTGCCTTTCCTGGAAAATAATCCCGAGATACTT
- a CDS encoding alpha/beta-Hydrolases superfamily protein — protein MKKFRVTLSFSRYLLRATMSETRRNQSSDEQIEKSEIQHQRVVIENSHGEKLVGVLHDTGSTETVVICHGFRSSKNRIPMLTIASFFERAMISSFRFDFAGNGESQGSFQYGNYRREVEDLRSVLQHLRGVNRVISAIIGHSKGGNVVLLYAAKYNDVQTVVNISGRFFLDRGIEFRLGKDYFKRIKDNGFIDVSNRKGKFEYRVTEESLMDRLTTNAHEACLSIRENCRVLTVHGSNDRIVHVTEASEFAKQIKNHKLYVIEGADHEFTSHQHQLASIVLSFFKLDPKKDDESGDISTSNQDSMRSVVPITSRI, from the exons atgaaaaaattcCGAGTCACTTTAAGCTTTTCGAGGTATCTCCTCCGCGCGACGATGTCAGAGACTCGCCGGAATCAGTCTAGCGATGAACAAATCGAAAAATCAG AGATTCAGCACCAAAGAGTTGTAATTGAGAACAGTCATGGTGAGAAACTCGTAGGAGTTTTGCATGATACTGGTTCTACAGAGACTGTTGTCATCTGCCATGGATTTCGTTCATCAaag AATCGGATTCCAATGCTGACCATTGCAAGTTTCTTTGAAAGAGCAATGATCAGTTCTTTCCGGTTTGACTTTGCTGGCAACGG GGAAAGCCAAGGATCATTTCAGTATGGTAACTATCGCCGTGAAGTTGAAGATTTGCGCTCTGTTTTGCAACACTTGCGTGGTGTTAACCGTGTGATTTCTGCGATTATCGGACATAGTAAAG GTGGAAATGTGGTGCTTTTGTATGCAGCAAAGTACAATGATGTGCAGACTGTTGTGAATATCTCAGGGCGGTTTTTTCTTGACAGAGGAATCGAATTTCGGCTTGGTAAGGACTACTTCAAGAGAATCAAAGATAATGGATTCATTGATGTTAGCAACAGAAAGG GAAAGTTTGAATATCGGGTAACAGAAGAGAGTCTAATGGACCGTCTCACAACCAATGCTCATGAAGCATGTCTCTCAATTCGTGAAAACTGCAG GGTCTTGACAGTCCATGGGTCAAATGATAGGATTGTGCATGTAACAGAAGCGTCCGAATTTGCTAAACAGATAAAGAATCATAAGCTGTATGTTATTGAAGGAGCTGATCATGAGTTCACTTCTCACCAGCATCAGCTTGCTTCAATCGTTCTCTCATTCTTTAAATTGGATCCTAAGAAAGATGATGAGTCAGGTGATATCAGTACAAGTAACCAAGACTCCATGAGATCAGTTGTTCCTATTACATCGCGAATTTAA